The Physeter macrocephalus isolate SW-GA chromosome 17, ASM283717v5, whole genome shotgun sequence nucleotide sequence TTTCCTTCAGATACTTATTTCATGTTCCCTTTGCTAACAGCATCGCAGATTATGTTCCCTCCATTCCTCTTTTTGTCcaagattttattataaaattttcaaacatacagaaaagctgaaagaatattACAGTAGACCTCATATGCCCACTGCCTAGActctaccattaacattttattgtactttCAGCTGGGAGTTATTGTTGGGTTGACACCTTTGTTTCTGAAGGGTCTGAGCTATTCATCCTCTCTCTTTGGAGTTGCTATTGTAATCCATTAATTTTTACCAGTGAACATGGAAGTACTAGAAGCACCACAGAGGTTTTCTCTGGGTTCCAAACATActctttcctgcctcctttttGATAATCAGGATGATTTTCTGTGGATGTCATTCTTTGACATCTTTCCCTTGCCTTTTTGTCACTGTTATAAGAGCCCCAAATGGCAAAATGGCAGATTCAGTTATAAGGTCATTGGAGTCATTCTTCCCACTAGCAGAAGGTTCCTTTGCAACTAAGAATTCAGAAATAGCAAAGCCCAAAATAGGAatggaaagcaaaaatattaGTGGTTGGGTATGAACACTAGTTACTGGGCCTGGTGAGATGTAATAATGAAAGGACCTGCTCCATTCTTTGTTTCCTAGACCTATCCTGGTTTTTTGAGAAACAGCAACATCCTGAACAGTACTCCAACCTAAACAAGAGTATTTTCCTGCCAGATGGCACCATAATTAAGTTTACAATTATTCTGCCATTCTATTACGACAGACTACTTTGGGTTGATGGGATCCATGGTAAGACAGGTAAATCTCATTGTCATGTCACCACtaccttatttattttgctttaaaattatgtattcatttaGAACCACTGTTACATGGGATTATAATGATGGTGAATAATACATTCAGTAAGTCCCTCAATGGTGGATAGTAATAGAAAATCCTTAATTAATCACCtgtttctcccccaccccatatgGCCATCATGTCCCCCTCCATTATGAAAGTGTTCCAGTGTAGTCAGTATATCACCAAAAGGGTGACTGGCCTTTTCTAGAGAAAAGTGACATCAGGCTTCTGTTTAAACTTTTGCACGTTGGGCACTCAGCAGTGGCAGTATCCAGATTAGCCTTGTTGAAAGGAAATCAATGTTCCTATGTATAACCTCCATCCGTGCCATTCGTTACAACTGAGTGAATGGTAGTGGAGCTGGGTAAAGAGGTTGACTGACATTCTGTCTACTTCTCTGGAGTCTTCTCTAAAATAGATGCACTTTGGTGAGCATTCACATAGCACACAAATATCTTCATACTCTGTGCTCATGAAGAAATATAATGCTGCAGAAGTCTATGGCTCGGCCAACATAACATGCTCAAGTTTTCTTCCTTAGTCAACTGATCATGTTGCCCATGGGGCTATAGATGTTATCTGTGGGAGAAGTAGCAATAAGAATAGATGCCACATGGGAGTCTGAGGCACTTACTTGTGAAACTGTATCTTCAAAAATTAATGATGGACTTCTGCACGCATCCCAGATGtcttgaaagaacaaataataccAACTTCATGGTGAATAATTCGACACGTATGGTCATGTATCATCCTCTGGTTAGCCAGGCAGTATCTCTTAGGGTAAAATTAGGCATCTGAAAGAGGTCTTGTGTTTGCTTCAAAATTCTAGGGTTCTTCTCTTGGTTCTCCtattaaggaaagaaagaaaattaaaatttaaaaatacacatttacaatagcattaaaaataactgaTAGGAATAAGTATAACAAAAGACCTCTacagaaaacaatgaaagcaTATTAAGAGAACATTTCAAAGACTTGGATAAAATGAGCTCTTTACCGCAGTAATATGTTAAAGAATCAATGTTGTAAAGTTGCTTGTTCTCAAAATTGACCTAGAGATTTAAgcaaacccaataaaaaaaaatgacaacaggaatttttcaaaacttaaccagctaattttaaaatttatatgggaatGCAAAGGGTCATGAATAAGAAAGACACTATTAAAGAATAAGAACAACAGGGAAGGACATTCTAtcatatattaagaaataaatgtatagataGTAATACAGTATGGTATCATGCATATGGataaatagaccaatggaaccaAACAAGGATGTCAGAAATAGATCCATTCTTATAGGACCACTTAATTAGTTATAAAGGTGGCAATACAGAGCTCTGGGGAATGAACACCACTTCAATAACTTGTTCTAGAACAATTGAGTATCCATATAAGAATGCAATCAAGCAGTCATGGAATAATACATGGAAATGAATTCCAGGTGGATTGATGAtttaaaagcaaaagacaaaataaaacttttagaacaCAACATCTGAGAATGTTTCATAACCACAGAGTACAGTATATTTcctaaacaaaacattttaaatttaaccaGAAAGGAAAAGTGTGATGTGTttgcattaattttattaatcctGTTAATCAACAGTCACCATTAAAAGACTGAACAGTTGACTGCTTCTGACCAAGATGGAAAAATTGGCCAGATTTACTTGTACAGCTGAAATAACTAAAAGGGTGAACAAGATAggtgaaacaatggttttcaagacattgaacatttttaaatgttcaattcCAATGAAGGATGATGATCCCTGAGAGAAGAAATGAGATGACCCCTATGATTCCACAGTTTATAGCTGGGAGGGGTAACCAAGGTGGAGCCCAGTGATGTCTTAGTGTTGAAATGGGATGAGGAGTCCAATGAAGCCAATGTCGTCAGAATTTACAGGGCAGAACATCAAAAAAGTGAGAATTACACAAAGATTTCCAGAGATCTGCAGAGAATTTCCCTTAAGTACTCATCaatatatttatgtgaaaaaaCTACCTTAAGCCAGGGAAAAATCACCACCTGAAAGAATTGGAGGGAACTTACACAGAGCTCATAGAGGTGTAGGAATAATTCCTGCTCTCAAAATCCTAAGTGGAAAACCTGAGACTTCACATAGGATCAAGTAGAGTACTCAGAGGATTTTACTTCAGTTGTGGGGAAATTTTGCCATAGAATAAGCCCTACTCTGAGGCCACATGACAAAGCTTAAAAGTGTACCTCAAAAGGATCAAACTTTCCAAATAACTGCATCtcaaacaaagattaaaaatatttataggtatACAAAAATATGCAGCACCTAACAGGACAAAATTTGTCTGGTATCCAATAAAAAAGTTTTAGGCATCCAACATCTATTAATGAGAAGAACTCAgctaagaggaaaagaaggaatttcCTCGAGCAATAAAGAGTATCTAAAAagccaacagctaacatcatacttaatggtgaaagacctACTACCAGGAACAACAGAAAGATGACTGGTCTCAACACTTACACTAAGCATTGTATTAGAGGCTCTGGCcagtgcagggggaggggggaagtatccagattgaaagggaagaaataaaactacattaAAGTGAATgtctatatgaaaaaaatctgatggcatctacaaaaaaagctactagaactaataagtgagtttagtgAGGTTGCAGGATAAGGATTagtatacataaattattttctatgtacTAGCAATGAGCAGTCTgaaacttgaattttttaaatggcacttAGAACACCTTCAAGAGCCTTAGATACTTAGTGACAAATCTAGAAAAAGTGCAAGGTATATACCATGAAAATTAAAGAACACTGCTGAGAGAACTTAAAGAAAACCTCAATAagcggggggagagagagactaTGTTCAGAGATTGGAAGACTTCATACTATTAAGgtgtcagttctttccaaattGACTTGTAGATGAAATGGAATTCCAACCAGAATATCAGGAAGCTtttagctttgtgtgtgtgtgtggaaactgattctaaaatacaCGTGGACATGCAAAGGACATGAAACAggcaaaacaactttgaaaaacaattacAAAGTTGAAGGACATGGACTACCTGACTTTGAGACTTATTATACAGCTAAACCAATTCAAGATTGTGTGTTATTGTAATccagatagacaaatagatcagtggaacagaaaagagtTAAGAAATAGACTCAAACATGTATATGGACAACTGATTTGTGGCAAAGGTGCAAAGGTGGCTTAATGGATAAaggtattttcaacaaatagtgctagaagaaatgaatatgcATATGCAAAAAAAGAGCTTTGGTTTATACCTCAcaccatatttaaaataactaaaatttatcaCAGATataaaatgtagggcttccctggtggcgcagtggttgagagtccgcctgctgatgcaggggacatgggttcgtgccccggtccgggaagatcccacatgctgcggagtggctgagcccttgagccatagccactgagcctgtgcatccggagcctgtgctccacaacaggagaggccacaacagtgagaggcccgcataacatgggttcgtgccccggtccgggaagatcccacatgctgcggagtggctgagcccttgagccatagccactgagcctgtgcatccggagcctgtgctccacaacaggagaggcccttATAGAACTTTGgattaggcaaaaatttcttgGGCATTATACTGAAATTTAAAGAACAATATGATAATAATTCatgaaattgaaaatttcttttcttcaacagacactgttaagaaaatgaaaaggttagCCAccaactgggaaaaaatattttccagtcaTACTTGATAAAGGATTTTAAtatgaaaagaattttcaaaacccAATAatatactccaattttaaaatgagcaaaagatttgaacaaatatataaccaaagaacatatacagatgtcaaataaaTGCATCTAAAGATATTCaacgtcattagtcattagagaaatgcaaattaaaacaggtAAGTAAATATTATGCCACCTATTAGAATAGTTagcattttaaaagctgaatataCAACATGTTGCAAAGGATGAGAAAAAACTGAATCTCATACATTGCTAATGggaatttaaataatacaaacactttggaaaacattttgacagttttaattaaaaagtaaaaacttaaaCACACATAAATAGGAACCAGAGTCTCATAACCTAATACTTCAAATGTCaaggaaacaattaaaaattcttcttatACCGAGAACCAGGAAAATCTAAATGTGAGTGGGAGCAAACAACAGATGTAATTGTCTGATAATGAGTTAAAGATGCTGTCGTAAAAATGCAACAAGCATTTGAAAACACTGTTGAATCAAATGAGAGAGAAAGGTTGAGAGGGActatcaggaaagaaagaaaagatacaagaaagaaccaaatataaatattagaactgaaaaatacaataactaaattttaaaaatcactgggaTGGGCACAGtagcagaatggagatgacaaaGAAAGTAATCAATTAACTTGAAGATACATCAAAAGAAATTATCCattctgaacaacagagagaaaatagattgaaaaaaaagTGGAAGCTCTTAGACCTTAGGGACAACAATGAAAGATCTAACATTCATAtcagaatcccagaaggagaggagaaaaagcagagctgaaaacatatttgaagaaagaGGGTTTAAAAACTTACcaagtttgggacttccctggtggcagagtggttaagaatctacctgccaatgcaggggacacgggttcaagccctggtccgggaagatcccacatgctgcagagcaactaagcccgtgcaccacaactactgagcctgtgctttagagcccgtgtgccacaacttctgaagcccatgcacctagagcccatgctccgcaacaagagaagccaccgcaatgagaagcctgtgcaccacaacgaagagtatcccctgctcaccacaactggagaaagcccgcatgcagcaacaaagatgcaacacaaccaaaaataaattaaaataaataaatttaaaatacttaaaaaaaaacttctcaagTTTGACgaaagacataaacctacagattcaagaagatgAGTAAATATTGTATAGGCTAAATCCAATGAAATTCACATCTAGATACACCATATTCAAATTTCTAaaagctaaagacaaaaaaaaaaaatcttgaaagcaccCAGAGAGAAATGAAACCTATATAACAAGGTTTCTCAATTCTgtcaaataattattattgtggGGGGCTACAACATTATTATTGTAGGCTATTTTGCAACATCCCTAGCCTCCATCCACTAGAAACCAGTAgcaactcttagttgtgacagcccaaaatgtctccaggcattgtcAAATATTCCCTTGGGTGCAAAACTATTctcagttgagaaccattgctgtAGAACAACAATCATTCAAATGCCAGTGcgtttctcatcagaaatcatgaAGGCCAGGGAAGTGCCCAAATTTTttgatctaaaagaaaaatgataaaaggaaGGAACTTTCAACCCAATATTCTACAACcagtaaaaatatccttcaggaaggAAAGTAATATATctgacattctcagatgaaggaaaatcaGAATATATCACCAGGAGATCTGCTCtaaaaaatgcataaagaaatttatttatccaaaaagaaaattataaaagaagaaaacttggaaCATTAACAAtgaagaaagagcaagaaaatggtaaatatatgggCACACATAATAGACTACCctcttttaacatttaaaatcatgtttgtCTGAAAATATTGTCTCATATGGTTCTTGAAATATGTAAAGGTGATTTTTAAGACAACTGTATTATAAAGGGGAGAGTATAAAGTAACCTAACAGTAATGTTTCTACAGTCCACTTGAACTGGTAAGAGTTGATATTAGTAGTATAATATTACTAATAATATAATATCctatatatataattagaaatTACACGAAGGGATATACTCAAAAGATACAAGTCCAAAGAAAATGTTCAAGTAATCCATAGGCAGACAACacagggaaaccgaggcacaaaaAACAAAGggtacaaacagaaaacaaatgataaaatgtcAGACTTTAAATCCTAACATGTGATtagttacattaaatataaatgacctgggctaccctggtggtgcagtggttaagaacccgcctgccaatgcaggggacacaggttcgagccctggtctgggaagatcccacatgccacagagcaactaagcctgtgcgccacaactactgagcctgcgctctagagcccacgagccacgattactgagcccgcgtgccacaactactgaagcctgcgcacctagagcctgttgtgctctgcaacaagagaagccaccacaatgagaagcccacataccacaacaaagagtaggcccctctcgccgcaaccatgttgcggagcaactaagcctgtgcgccacaactactgagcctgcgctctagagcccacgagccacgattactgagcccgcgtgccacaactactgaagcctgcgcacctagagcctgttgtgctctgcaacaagagaagccaccacaatgagaagcccacataccacaacaaagagtaggcccctctcgccgcaactagaggaagcctgtgcacagcaacgaagacgcaatgcaaccaaaaataataataataaaataaatttttaaaaagtgctcttcgttgaaaacatttcctaaataaataaataaatggcctAACCATCACTTATAATTTcattcagaagtgaaattgctgactCTTTTCGTGCCTAGCgtagccatggctcatggtcccAAGAAGCACCTGAAGGGCATATCAGCTCCAAAGCATTGGAGGCTGGATAAACTGACTGGTGTGTTTGCTCCTCATCCATCTACCAGTCCCCACAAACTGAGGGAATGTCTCCCCCTAATCACTTTCCTAAGGAACAGACTTAAGTATGCCCTAACGGGAGATGAAGTAAAGAAGATATGCATGCAGCATTTTATTAAGATTGATGGCAAGGTCCGCACTGATATAACCTACCCCGCTGATCTTATGGATGTCATCAGCATTGACAAGACTGGAGAGAATTTTCGTCTGATCTATGACACCAAGGGTCGCTTTGCTGTTCATCGTATTACACCTAAGGAGGCCAAGTATAAGTTGTGCAAAGTGAGAAAGATCTTTGTGGGAACAAAAGGAATCCCTCATCTGGTGCCCCATGATACTCGCACCATCTGCTACACTGATCCCCTCATCAAGGTGAATGACACCATTCAAATTGATTTGGAGACTGGCAAGATTACTGACTTCATCAAATTTGACACTGGTAACCTGTGCATAGTGACTGGAGGTGCTAACCTGGGAAGAATTGGTGTGATCACTAACCAAGAGAGACATCCTGGTTCTTTTGATGTAATTCATGTGAAAGACTCCGATGGCAACAGCTTTGCCACCCGGCTCTGCAAAGTTTTCGTTATTGGAAAAGGCAACAAACCATGGATCTCTCTTCCCTGTGGAAAGGGTATCCACCTTATTACTGCTGAGGAGAGAGACAAGAGACTGGCGGCCAAACAGAGCAGTGGATAAAATGATCTCTAGGTGACATTATTGGAAAAGTCTTTGTACTTAATTAAAGAtaataccacattttttaaaaaattgaaattgctggatcatatggtttttattctttttttacatgaGCATTTACCAGCTGTAAGTTTCCTTCTTTATGGTGCTTTAGCTGCTTCCCAGTTTTGTTGTGTTGggtttacattttcatttatttcaaagtattttctcatttttcttgtgatttcttctttgacccattggttgtttaagactattgtttaatttccacatatttgtcaATTCCCcacatttccttctgttattcaTTTCTTACTTAAATTCCATTATGACTGGAGAACattctttgtatgttttaaatccttttaaatttattgagacttgttttctaGCCTAAAATGTGGTTTATCCTAGCAAAACTTGCATATATACTTgaggaaaatgtgtattttgctctTATTGGTTGGAgttttctatatatgtctgttaagtCTAGTTGGTTACGTTGTTTAAATCCTCTGTTTCCTTGATGGTCTTCTGCCCAGTTgttttatccattattgaaagtgaacTGTTGATATTCCCAAGTATTATTgttgaattatctatttctccctttaatttctcccttttattgttgaattatctatttctccctttaattttgcttcatatattttgacattttgtctttaagtttatccatattgttgcaagtgtcagaatttccttctttttaaagtcGGAATAATATTACATTCTATGTAtctgccacattttgtttattcattcatctagtGCTGGACACTTGGGTTGATGGGTTACgtgcatatatgtttttttttgttttgttttgtttttggctgtgtcaggtcttagttgcagcacgcaggatctttgttgaggcatggaggctctttgttgtggcacgtgggcttctttctagttgtggagcacaggctccagggcacatgggctctgtagctatggcacgtgggttccagagcccatgggctctgtagtttgcggcacgcagcctctctagttgaggtgcgcgagcttagtagttgtggtgcgtgggcttagttgccccattgccctgtgacatgtgggatcttagttccctgaccagggatcgaacccacatcccctgcattggaaggtggattctttaccactggaccaccagggatgtccctgcaTATATGCTTCTAATTGTATGTTTTCTTGATTGGATTGATGCTTTTTAATTATAGAATGTACCTCTTTGTCACTGATAATTTTGTCTTAATGTATGTTTTATCCGGTAGTAGTATAGCcactccagttttgtttttctgctgtttGCAGGGTATAcctttttttctgtccttcagttcttaaattttatctttgaatcttAAATGTCTCTTGTATTCAGCATATAGttgaatcatatttttaaattctctgctAACCTGTACTCTTAATTGGAGTGCTTAATCTATTTACTTTTACTATACTCATGAGAAAGAActtccattttgttatttgttttctatgtcttacatctttttttcccctctgttcctCCATTACAGACTTCCTTTGTGTTAGACATTTTTCTATCGTGTCATTATAATTCCATTATcattttttagtactttttattCAGCTATTTTTTGTGTGGAttgaaataaatatctttatttataatgGTCTGTTTCAATTAATAGCAATTTAATTACAATTGTATCTAAAAACTTGCTTCTCTAcagttccattttcttctttctctcatgctgttattgtcatacaaattacatctttatacatagCATGctgatcaaaaatgtatttgcaaCTCTTGCTTTATGCAGTTGTCTTCTAcatgaaataggagaaaaaaagagttacaaacaaaatgtacatttatattgtcttttataTTTGCCTATGTAGTTAcctttcactggatatagaattcttggttggcaCTATTTTTCCTTCAGCACTTTTAATATATCATCACACTGCCTTCTGGCAGTTATTGTTTGTGATAAGAAAACAGCTGTTAGTCTTGCTGAGGATCCCTTGTACATgttgaatttcttcttccttgctgctttcatgATTCTCTCTTTATGTCTTAGCTTTTGGCAGTTTATGGTGTCTCTGAATGTGAATCTCTTTAATGAATGTGTAGATTTGTTTTTCACTGAATTTGGGaattttcaaacattatttcttgaaatactcTTTCTGCCCTGTTCTCTCTcctcatcttctttttaaaaattattatataagtttcaggtgtacattaTAATTCAACATCTCCATACACTAAAAAGTGGTCACTTCCAAAAATGTAGCTGCAATCCATCACCGTACAATTGACTGCCTTCACCCATTGGCCCACCCTCCAGCCCACTTCTCCTCTGGTAatcaccaatctattctctgtatctgtgactttgtttttatttttttttgttcattttttgttttgctttgtgtttttgaGTTTCCACATATGAGTAACAAttatatggcatttgtctttttccttctgacttatttcacttagcacaatagcCACcgaggtctatccatgttgtcagaaatggcaaaatttcattcttttttatgactgagtagtattcctataaatatatataccccatatcttctttattcattcttccatcaATGGAGACAGGTAATTTCTATGTCTTGACTTGTatataatgctgcagtaaacatagcatgcacatatattttcaagttaatGCTTTTGTATCCTtcagtatatacccagaagtggaatagctgtatcatatgacagttctattcttaaattttttttttttttttttttttttttttgcagtacatgggcctctcactgttgtggcctctcccattgcggagcacaggctccggacacgcaggctcagtgaccatggctcacggacctagccgctccgccgcatgtgggaacttccctgaccagggcacgaacccgtgtcccctgcattggcaggcagactctcaactactgcaccaccagggaagccctattcttaattttttgaggaacctctatactgtttcccataccagctgcaccaatttacaatcccaccagcagtgtgcaagagttccattttcttcacatcctttccaacacttgttactttttgtgtttttgataataaccattatAACAGGTGCAAGATAAactttcattatggttttgatttgcatttccctaataattaatgacgttgaacatcttttcatgtgcctgtggccatttttatgtctcctttggaaaagaaGACCCCTATCAATCAGTCTGTCCAGATCTTCTGGGGGAGGCTCTCCATACTCTTTCCCTCCCAAGGAAGAAGTAGACCACTGTGATTTTTGCCCACTCACTCTTCTTGAGCTGAGGATGGGGAGTTATGGTGTCTACCAAAACAAACCATTGTCTGTTTTCCCCCAGTTGGATAGATTGTGTCATACCTGTCAGACCTCTAAGACTGTTATGTAAGACGCCAGTTCTTTGGGTAGCCCCAGCAAAGTTGGAGTATTGAATGCATGGATCAACTCTTTCCTTCCCCACAGTGAAGTTGAGGGCTGGGATTTCTCATCTGCTCACTTTGCTGAACAGAGGCAAGGATCTATGGTGTCTACCAGCCAAAGCCACCATCTCCATTTTCCACTGGGTGACTAGACTTTGCTGGACCTGTCAGAGCTCCATGACTGGCAAGACAGTAGCCAGTATTTGGGGGAGCTCCCTAGAGTGCAGGGTGTATGAACTATCTGCTTTCCTCCCCTGTGTGAGGCTGGTAGCTAGGGGGTTTCTCACTGATCATTTGGTATTGCACCAGGCACTGAGACTTTGGCAGGAGGGTGACCCATATCTCCCTACAAGTTTTGGTCAGTTGGGTTTTGCATTTTCTTGGTGTGCAAAAGCCTGTCAATTAGTTTCTAGATTTCTCACAAAGAGAATTTTTCCATGAATTGCAGAATCAGTGGGTTTGTTGGGGAAAAGAGGGTCCAGGACATCCTGTTCCACCATATTGCTgacattccatttatatgtatcttaaacttctttatattttcccaaAGGTCACTGGGGATCtcttctttcagtctttttctctctgtgcttcattatTCCTGGCAAGTTTTTAAGTtcactgattattttcttctactgTGTTTAAtctccaataaaattttcttcctggatagttttcttttctagaagTTCCATCTTGTTCTCTTATATATCTTccatttctgttctcattatGTTTATGGTTTAAAAAGTCTTCAGTATATCCAGTATAACAGCTTCTTTAATAATGTTATACTAATACTATTTTCCCTGCCATTTCAGTCTGGGCCAACTGGTTGATTTTTCCTGGTCTTTTGTCACATTTTTCTACTTCATCATATAGACACTGGACATTGTGAAATTTACATTGTTAAATGGTGgttattgttattcttttaaagtgTTGAGCTTTGCTCTGCAGGCAGTTACATTACTTGCAAGTTGGCTTGATTCTTTTGaagcttttaaaaagcagtttaggATAGGTCTGAAGTGTTTGATTTACAGATAGTTTAGCTCTACTCCTAATATATAACTCTTCTGGGCTACCTAATAAATAGTATGGGTGACCATCCCATCAGGATCAGAATTAAAACATATCTTTGCTCTGTATCAGCTCTGGGCATTTTCCAACTAGCAGCTCCTTAATTACTCTTTGCCTGGTCTTGTAGGATCACACCCTACTTCTTTTAGGAAAGATTTAAAAGTACTCTTTTGTACATTTCTGAAACTCTTCTCTGTATAGTTCCCTCCTCAACATAACTACCCTGCAACTTGCAGGCATGTCAGTCTCATGATCCTCATCTTCTCAACACAGTAACAGCAGGATGCTCTCTCTATTTGGGGCCACCTTTCTCATTACCCAGAATGTGTCTCTAGGTGGAAAGTGTGTGTGATCATGTTGCTCActtcatttgtttctctctgtcaGGGATCAGGTCCTGTCCAAACCTGTTATTCCATCATGACTCCAAAGGAATTCCATATTTTTTGCCCCTGCTGATGTTATGGGGAATGAATACTCTCATACATTAACAATGA carries:
- the LOC102982717 gene encoding 40S ribosomal protein S4-like, with protein sequence MAHGPKKHLKGISAPKHWRLDKLTGVFAPHPSTSPHKLRECLPLITFLRNRLKYALTGDEVKKICMQHFIKIDGKVRTDITYPADLMDVISIDKTGENFRLIYDTKGRFAVHRITPKEAKYKLCKVRKIFVGTKGIPHLVPHDTRTICYTDPLIKVNDTIQIDLETGKITDFIKFDTGNLCIVTGGANLGRIGVITNQERHPGSFDVIHVKDSDGNSFATRLCKVFVIGKGNKPWISLPCGKGIHLITAEERDKRLAAKQSSG